In Bacillus sp. KH172YL63, one genomic interval encodes:
- a CDS encoding ATP-binding protein has protein sequence MNVENQLPKSVTAIINERKQQFSGSTYASMIGEGGYTASEDHIIEDSIISLSIGKNLLLKGPTGSGKTKLSDTLSSIFSQPMHSINCSVDLDAEALLGYKTISEKEGKSTIEFIEGPVIQAMKKGHLLYIDEINMAKPETLPILNGVLDYRRSITNPFTGEVIKAAPTFGVVAAINEGYVGTVPLNEALKNRFVVIDVPYIEGETLKTVIENQSQLSDSKLIRQFVALSSDLLVQVKNGQISEEAASIRALLDACDLAVYLPATRAIQRGIVDKLEDEREKAAILNIAETLFE, from the coding sequence ATGAATGTGGAAAATCAATTACCGAAATCGGTAACGGCTATAATAAATGAAAGAAAGCAGCAATTTTCCGGGAGCACGTACGCTTCCATGATCGGAGAAGGAGGTTATACGGCGAGTGAAGATCATATCATCGAAGACAGTATCATCTCCTTGTCGATCGGAAAAAATCTTCTCCTAAAAGGACCGACCGGATCTGGAAAAACCAAGCTATCCGACACATTGTCCTCAATTTTTTCTCAACCGATGCACAGCATCAACTGTTCTGTCGACCTTGATGCAGAAGCATTATTGGGGTATAAAACGATCAGTGAAAAAGAAGGGAAAAGTACGATTGAATTCATTGAAGGACCAGTCATACAAGCAATGAAGAAAGGTCATCTGTTATATATCGATGAAATCAATATGGCGAAGCCTGAAACACTGCCGATTCTAAACGGGGTATTGGATTATCGCAGAAGCATCACCAACCCGTTTACCGGGGAAGTCATCAAGGCTGCTCCGACATTTGGTGTGGTGGCGGCCATCAATGAAGGCTATGTCGGGACCGTCCCGCTCAATGAAGCATTGAAGAACCGATTTGTCGTGATTGACGTCCCTTATATTGAAGGGGAAACGTTAAAGACAGTCATTGAAAATCAAAGCCAGCTTTCCGACTCCAAGCTGATTAGACAGTTTGTGGCTTTGTCGTCTGATTTACTTGTCCAAGTGAAAAATGGACAGATATCAGAAGAAGCCGCTTCGATTCGGGCGCTCCTTGATGCATGTGATCTGGCTGTCTATCTCCCGGCAACGCGTGCGATTCAACGAGGGATCGTGGATAAACTTGAAGATGAACGTGAAAAAGCAGCCATCCTAAATATTGCAGAAACCTTATTTGAATGA